In Monodelphis domestica isolate mMonDom1 chromosome 3, mMonDom1.pri, whole genome shotgun sequence, the following proteins share a genomic window:
- the LOC100028095 gene encoding mas-related G-protein coupled receptor member X1-like, translating to MAEQLESVLDATVKPSTNFSSYRLAEAYREFVLDYRTEILSLVIALVGLVGNSIVLWLLAFLTQRSPFSVYILNLAMSDAIFLGSYFGLCMWAIVGDLDAAVLELILVCILHMSYCVGLSLLAAISTERCLSVLFPLWYRCHRPKHTSAAVCAILWALQGLYWGIIVALHFLINFHTYFYRFLFFIQFGWFSLLTCVLGVSSLTLVLRVQCSSQRRHPPRLYVLVLLTVLVFLLCGLPWGINDAASFFRNSSSMHLGASRLLACVNSSANPFIYFFLGSQWRRRGREPLRVVLQRALGEEQVGGFEEKDTSHPNTVDKNKRLRQGRGVHEMHPFFPHPI from the coding sequence ATGGCTGAGCAGCTGGAATCTGTTCTTGATGCCACAGTGAAGCCGAGTACAAATTTCAGTTCATATCGTCTGGCTGAGGCATATCGAGAATTTGTCTTAGACTACAGGACGGAGATCCTCTCTCTGGTCATTGCCCTGGTCGGGCTGGTGGGGAACAGCATCGTCCTGTGGCTGCTGGCCTTCCTCACCCAGAGGAGCCCCTTCtctgtctacatcctcaacctGGCCATGTCCGATGCCATCTTCCTTGGCAGCTACTTTGGGTTGTGTATGTGGGCAATTGTTGGAGATTTAGATGCTGCTGTGCTGGAGCTGATATTGGTCTGCATCCTACACATGTCCTACTGTGTGGGTCTGAGCCTCCTGGCTGCGATCAGCACCGAGCGCTGTCTCTCTGTGCTCTTCCCCCTCTGGTACAGATGTCACCGGCCCAAGCACACATCTGCAGCTGTGTGCGCCATCCTATGGGCTCTGCAGGGCCTGTATTGGGGAATAATTGTGGCTCTTCATTTCCTTATCAATTTCCACACCTATTTCTACCGCTTTCTGTTCTTCATCCAGTTTGGCtggttctccctcctcacctgtGTGCTGGGCGTGTCCAGCTTGACGCTGGTGCTGAGGGTCCAGTGCAGCTCCCAGCGCAGGCACCCACCCAGGCTCTACGTCCTGGTGCTGCTCACAGTCCTCGTGTTCCTGCTCTGCGGCCTGCCCTGGGGGATTAATGATGCAGCTTCATTTTTCAGGAACTCATCTTCAATGCATTTGGGAGCCTCGAGGCTCCTGGCCTGTGTGAACAGCAGTGCAAATCCTTTCATTTACTTCTTCCTGGGCAGTCAATGGCGTAGAAGAGGGAGGGAGCCGCTCAGGGTGGTCCTGCAGAGGGCCCTGGGGGAGGAGCAGGTTGGGGGATTTGAGGAGAAGGACACTT